In Mytilus edulis chromosome 6, xbMytEdul2.2, whole genome shotgun sequence, the following proteins share a genomic window:
- the LOC139528084 gene encoding complement C1q-like protein 3, translated as MSHSVTLLLVLTAVCLFQSVSLQYDRSATEFAELKEKVRHLSQSLQMINNSMQKEKKEPVMFYAAIREKTFTFNIDTILVFETVIVNEGGYYNKYDGVFVAPRKGTYMFSWTVSGTGATYTVTELVVENKVISSAGEYHGGDGYSSGSMTALCEMEKGDHAWIRSTGLSSAHNLYSHDNYPQSSFLGLQILSD; from the exons ATGTCGCATAGCGTCACTTTATTATTGGTATTGACAGCCGTTTGTTTATTCCAATCTGTTTCTCTTCAGTATGACCGGAGTGCTACAGAATTTGCAGAACTCAAAGAAAAAGTCAGACATCTTTCACAAAGCCTGCAGATGATAAATAATTCAATGCAAAAAG agaaaaaggAACCAGTCATGTTTTATGCTGCGATAAGAGAAAAGACATTTACTTTTAACATTGACACAATACTGGTGTTCGAAACTGTGATAGTAAATGAAGGAGGTTATTATAATAAATACGATGGCGTGTTCGTGGCACCTCGAAAAGGGACGTACATGTTTTCATGGACTGTTTCTGGGACTGGTGCAACTTACACAGTAACAGAGTTAGTAGTAGAAAACAAAGTTATTTCTTCTGCTGGAGAGTATCATGGTGGAGATGGATATTCATCTGGATCAATGACGGCACTTTGTGAAATGGAGAAGGGGGATCATGCCTGGATTCGTTCAACTGGATTGTCCAGCGCACACAATTTATATAGCCATGATAACTATCCTCAGTCATCATTTCTTGGGCTTCAGATACTGTCGGATTGA
- the LOC139526380 gene encoding uncharacterized protein, with amino-acid sequence MSDQNVSGYFTKKISTNTSLLRNVWYESKITQVRKELYSSYSQYHSVIFVNDFVNKKSSNSNDLSTDEIQQIHIQNAENAIPTSCSIKIHNIETDRSHTLISERNVHGYLCKEVASKNKKMYDEPWTPDIYITDEYLDRLNIPPGNQRNRLINFYSQSKILFCFLSYHIGNESIVRFRRRIIDKKYPHNIDFLGNTLLASGSKAEGLDMKGSDTDIMLADSTFKAYEGDDKSNPLISCRYDSMSSDLKPGYVLVETWMRGYPSTLLSSSFFKTSISLFVPFLKLIYQMEPHGPAMSASSCGEDFDLVYCIKTVTWPNIASEWVLRKRKYGWPSLEMIQNIQSQSCHLVPVSSKVDARTTEEIEWRLSFSFAERELVHSFSHTQLLVYGLLKLILKEVIGVHHDIAEHLCSYFLKTTIFWVIEDNPQSIWNVDFLILSFHLCLERLIQFIVEENCPNYFVRINNMFLERFTPAGKEKLLALLCEIRHSGFSWVTLSSTLRKLKTFLKYPLSIRSLYCVQNVKFRKECFRLILDLSRHVKLILSNMIIAKRQKYLLSYVKSMVNTPVIRCSFLSHICHFLEIDNKKMTHKQLHTLRKLYLHLLCIGCSADLACGKTMLASWLYNQGKFPECLQVTSFVLESIKFRCFHIGTKTVVECSSTTHMTKELSSEFLGCLNHYYTENITISDKSGKISVRELSRFLNCFLNLSSIEDYRQRNAFFGQVCPEVYCHFLRFLCYLRQSDLPHSEEEFNKMIQVHFVGSEYEKQIHDLIVTVMKITGKIITRNVQNDCESEIFTMNDFFHIESDGDLSLFRDIDVSMLSRTFDSFNDYGCDENFTRRIFAFPNSIFQTIFSTLNK; translated from the exons ATGTCCGACCAAAATGTATCCGGTTATTTTACCAAGAAAATATCAACAAATACAAGTTTATTGAGAAATGTATGGTACGAAAGTAAGATTACTCAGGTACGAAAAGAATTATACAGTAGTTACTCTCAGTATCATTCAGTCATCTTTGTGAACGACTTTGTGAATAAGAAGTCGTCAAACAGTAACGATCTGTCTACCGACGAAATTCAACAAATCCATATTCAAAACGCAGAGAACGCTATTCCTACTTCTTGCAGTATAAAGATTCATAACATTGAGACAGATAGGAGTCATACCTTGATATCGGAAAGAAATGTTCATGGATATCTATGCAAGGAAGTTGCaagcaaaaacaaaaagatgTACGATGAACCATGGACGCCTGATATTTACATAACAGATGAGTATTTAGACAGACTTAACATTCCGCCAG GCAACCAAAGAAACCGACTCATAAACTTCTACTCACAATCCAAAattctgttttgctttttatcATATCACATTGGAAATGAGTCCATTGTAAGGTTTCGCAGGAGAATAATTGATAAGAAATATCCTCATAATATAGATTTTTTGGGTAATACACTACTTGCAAGCGGAAGTAAAGCCGAGGGTTTGGATATGAAAGGAAGCGACACAGATATTATGCTGGCAGACTCCACATTTAAAGCATATGAAGGTGATGATAAATCGAATCCCTTGATATCATGTCGATACGATTCTATGTCATCTGACTTAAAACCAGGATACGTTCTGGTTGAAACCTGGATGAGAGGTTATCCGTCTACTCTGCTTTCAAGTTCTTTCTTTAAAACAAGCATTTCCCTTTTCGTGCCTTTTCTGAAATTGATTTATCAAATGGAACCTCATGGACCAGCTATGTCCGCTTCATCTTGTGGAGAAGACTTTGATTTAGTTTATTGCATAAAAACTGTCACTTGGCCAAACATAGCGAGCGAATGGGTGcttagaaaaagaaaatacggatgGCCTTCACTGGAAATGATccaaaatattcaaagtcaaagTTGTCATTTAGTTCCTGTCAGTAGTAAAGTGGATGCTAGAACCACAGAAGAAATTGAATGGAGACTATCCTTTTCATTTGCAGAAAGGGAGCTAGTTCATTCTTTTAGTCATACACAACTGTTAGTATATGGATTACTGAAACTCATTTTAAAAGAGGTAATAGGCGTCCATCATGATATAGCAGAACATTTGTGTTCTTACTTTTTGAAGACCACAATTTTCTGGGTAATAGAAGACAATCCGCAATCTATTTGGAATGTCGATTTCCTTATTTTATCATTCCATTTATGCTTGGAACGCCTGATTCAATTTATTGTAGAGGAAAATTGTCCAAACTACTTTGTTCGAATCAATAACATGTTTTTAGAACGTTTCACACCAGCAGGAAAAGAAAAATTGCTGGCGCTCTTGTGTGAAATACGGCACAGTGGATTCAGCTGGGTTACTTTAAGTTCAACCTTGAGAAAACTTAAAACGTTTTTAAAATATCCACTATCAATACGATCGCTTTATTGTGTTCAAAATGTAAAGTTTAGAAAAGAATGCTTTAGACTTATTTTAGATCTGTCAAGACACGTAAAACTCATTCTGAGCAATATGATCATCGCTAAACGACAGAAATACCTCCTATCATATGTAAAGTCTATGGTGAATACACCTGTTATCCGATGTAGCTTTCTGAGTCACATTTGTCACTTTTTAGAAATAGATAATAAGAAAATGACCCATAAACAACTACATACCTTACGAAAACTATACCTACATTTATTATGTATAGGATGTAGCGCAGATTTGGCGTGTGGTAAGACAATGCTAGCAAGCTGGTTGTATAATCAGGGAAAATTCCCAGAATGCTTGCAAGTTACCAGTTTCGTTTTAGAAAGCATCAAGTTTAGATGTTTCCATATTGGCACTAAAACTGTTGTGGAATGTTCTAGCACAACACATATGACAAAAGAGTTGAGTTCTGAGTTTCTAGGTTGTTTAAATCATTATTATACAGAAAATATCACTATTTCTGATAAGTCCGGAAAAATATCTGTGAGAGAACTGTCgagatttttaaattgttttttaaatttgtcatcCATAGAAGACTATAGGCAaagaaatgcattttttggtCAAGTTTGTCCTGAAGTATATTGTCATTTTTTGCGATTTTTATGCTATCTAAGACAATCTGATTTACCACATAGTGAAGAGGAGTTTAACAAAATGATACAAGTTCATTTCGTTGGATCAGAATACGAGAAACAAATTCATGATTTAATCGTAACTGTCATGAAAATCACGGGCAAAATTATAACACGAAATGTTCAAAATGATTGTGAAAGTGAAATATTTACGATGaacgatttttttcatattgaatcTGATGGAGATCTTTCATTGTTTCGTGATATCGATGTTTCAATGTTATCTAGAACTTTTGATAGCTTTAATGACTATGGTTGTGATGAAAACTTTACAAGAAGAATTTTTGCGTTTCCTAATTcgatatttcaaacaattttcagtacattaaacaaataa